The Solanum lycopersicum chromosome 2, SLM_r2.1 DNA window TTATGAGAAATAATTTAGTAaagtaaaataatgtaatttttaaaaagaaaaaacaagagtGGCCTCTTATTCCGGAAAGGCAAGGTGGGAAATCTTAACAAGAAATATAAGacttttctctttttcctttttcctttttccatatcagaagaagaaagaagaaacttGGTGTATTCGTCTCTCAGGTATGGTGTTCCTCTTACAATCAATCTATAATGCTTATGTAAGTTTATTAAGAGCCGATCTTCCCACCCTCATGATGGATGGGTAAAacctattttttttcataaaaaacaaaCTAGACGCCCAACGTCTATCTTTTCCCTTTCCCTTATTGAGTTTTGAGTTTTGACCAATTGTTAATTAgatgaaaatcaaaattaggTCAAGGAAAGGGAATATTTTGTCTTGTTAGCATGTGTATTTGTAAACAAGGTTCACGCACGCGTTTACTATGTGGACTTTTCCGTATTATGCTGAATTAATCTCGTGTGCGTTTTTTTGTGACAGCTATATATTCTTGCTTGTGGGGCTGTCATTATAGTTCATCTATATTGGCAGCCcaatttctttttctcttcaccctcaaaatatacaaacaagTATATCATCACCATGGCTTACTTTTATGGAATCCTCCAAAGACATATAGTTGCAGCATCTACAGTTGCTATAGCTTCTGTATCTACTGATCTTCATGAAAAATTATGGTCGTCTAAATCATTACACAACAATCcccaagaaaacaaaaacataacatCTTGGGTATCTCACATATCTATTTCTAAGCTAGCCCATGTATCCTCCTACCTCACCACAATACCTGTCGCCCTGCCTATTCTAAATAACACCACTTTTACTTCTCTTTCAACCCTTCCTTTTCCTACCGCTTCTGTATTGCTCAACTCTTATCAATCAGCAACATTGTCGAAGTCTGCTAATCCCtccacatatacatatacacttCCTTCTTCACCTTCCGAGGTATTGTATACATGGCACTTACCTGACCCAAATGCATCACGGAATTCTCATTCTTCACCACTAAAGTCTAAGACACTAGTAGTATTGTTGGGATGGTTAGGTGCAAAGCAAAAACATCTAAAGAGATATGCAGAGTGGTATGCATCAAGAGGATACCATGTCATTACGTTTACTCTCCCAATGTCTGAGATTATAAGCTATCAAGTCGGGGGAAAGGCAGAGCAACATATTGAACTTCTTGTTAATCATCTAGTTGATTGGTTGGAAGAAGAGCACGGAAAGAACTTGGTCTTCCACACTTTCAGTAACACTGGATGGTTAACGTGAGTTCTTTATCACACTCATTAGTCTAGGAAGAGAACGAAAACATACTATTTACATTTTCCTTAATACTAGCTTTATAATtattgattgactttttttaattctCTTGGACTTACAGTTATGGTGTCATTTTGGAAAAGTTTCAGATACAAGATCACACTTtaatgagaaatattaagggttGTATTGTTGATTCTGCCCCTGTGGCAGCTCCAGATCCACAGGTATTGCTGACTCAAAAATTGTGATAATAAGATAGCATTTTTAGTGTTTCTTGGAGAGTAGTCTTATTTCTGATAGTTAATGCAAACTACTTGTTTAGAGTTATACATTTCTATTAAAATCCAACCTTTTCATCCTTTTATTGGACAACTATTACAAGTATTATATATAATCAGTTTTTAGCCATTCAGAATTGCACAGTTGAGTTGGACTCTAATCAGGACCTGCTgttcttatatttttatcatgttgCTTTCTTCTATCTTATGGCCTTAACCATGCAGCCTGCTCTTCGAAAACTATTCTTATGCTTGATAACGTGAAAGCATCTCCAGTGTTTAGCTCGCTCTGACAACTATTTAACAGGAAGCATTCTGTGTAACTTTTGTTACACGGTTCAAGCTTTAAGCCTACTTATTCTGGCTGAGATTAAGCCATCGAGGAATTTCCCCTTGGAGCTACTAAACTGCACACGTCCCTACGACTACTGGATCTCTCCAGTAACAACTTTGGAGGAATGCTTCCATGAGGCTTTTACAGGCTAGAAAGTCTCACATGCCTCCTCCTCAACAGTAACAACTTTACTGGAAATATACAGCCTGAAACAGGAAACTTGACTAACTTGGAATATTTGTACCTATTCCATAACATGCTCTCCGGAAGAATTCCAGTGGAAATAGGAAAGCTTCAGAGGCTGTGTGAACTACCTCTATGGAAACCAGTTGTTAGTAACTACCCCAAGAAAATTGACAAATTGCTTAGTACACATTGATTACTTGGCTAATCAATTTTCAGGCTCTAATTCTGATGCCATTGGTAGGCTTAAGAATCTTTTTATTCTTCAGCTAACTGAGGATGAATTTTCTGGTCCAGTCCCACCAAGCTAAGGCTACTGCAGGAAGCATGAAAAACTGGCCTTTGCTGATAACAAACTTTCAGGATAACTGCCACCAACTTTAAGATTTCTATCAGAGCTGGACTTGACTACTCTTTACAACAATTCCTTTGAAGGTCCACTTCCTGAATATCTTTCCCTTCTAAAAAATCTCAGCAAACTTAACTCTTCTCACAATAAATTCAGTGGGAACATTTGTCAGCTAGCTGGTTTAAATTCTCTGACAGTTCTTGACATGACAAACAAGTTCTTGACATGACAAACAACAGCTTCTCTGATCCTATCACATCTGAGCTAGTGGTGTCCAAAAATCTGACCCATCTTCGCCTTTCTAACATTTTTTTCACTGAGAAAACCCCTTCTGAATTTGGACAACTTGAAGATTTCAGGTGTCTTGATTTATTGTTCAAAATTTGACTGGAGATCTAGAACCTTCCCTTGCTGGCCTGAAAGCCTTGGCCGTTTTCTTCTTATATCTAATCAATTCTCGGGGAAATCTTCCATATGGTTTTTGGAGGAATGTGGAAGGTCTTGGTGAGTTCTCGATCTTTCATTCAACAACTTCACTGGAACAGTTCCAGCAGAACTTGGAAACTCTCCAAAATAACTCAAACTTTTCCTCAGTTACAACAGATTATTAGGTGCAATACAACCAGAATCAGGAAATCTAACAAGTTTAAATGTCTTGAATCTTCTATGAAACAATCTTTTTTTTGGGCTCCATTCCTTCAACTCTTTAAAAATACCAGAAGCTCTTTGAGCTAAGGCTGGCTCTATGAGAACAATATAAGTGGCTCAATCCCTTACGAAATTGGCTCTGTATCCAAATTACAGGTGATATTACACCTGAGCAAAAATCATTCTATTTCATGTACAAGTGTCAGAATAATGTATCTTCGAGCATAGTCTTATTTCCAAAGATTAATGCAGTGCAATTGTTAAGAGCCGTACATTTCTATTGAAATCCAACCATGACATGATTTTATTGGATAAGTATTACAAGAGTCATACATAGTCGGGGGTTAGGCATTTAGGAATTGCTCAGTTGCTTGTACTCTTATTTGGACCTGTTGTTCTCTTATTTTGATCATGTTGCTTTCTTCTATTTAGGCCTTAAACATGCAGCCTACTTTtcaaaatatgttcttttaCTTGATAATGTGGAAGTTGTTCATTCTTGATTTAGTCTTCAAGGGAAGGTGGATGGCCTGTGGGTCAGCAGAGAACATAAGGAGGAGGGAGGGGATGCTAGTACTTGTGTAGTTGCATATAACAAAGGTTAATCTTTGCTTTGGTAAGGTTAAGCTAATTTTGTCAAGTCCCCTTGTTTATTTGTATCAAGGTTTGGGCTTCTGGATTCTCTGCTGCctttttgaagaagaatagtGTTGCAACAAAACGCTTCATGACTTTAAACGACAGAGATGTGTCAATAGAAGCCAAAACTTCTGTGGAAACTAAGCCTGCAGTAACTGAAGAAGCATTGCTATTAGTACTGGAGAAGTTCTTTGAGGTTGTTTTAAACCTTCCCACTTTAAATAGGTACGGAGATGTCTTCCATAATTACCTTAAATTCAAATGTTTATCAGCCTGCAGAATTTTTAACAGAAGTACCAATATTAAATCTACTTTTTGTCTTTGTACTCTACTCAACATACGAAGTAGACCTTGTCGATATCATGTCCATTCACTAATGGATTGTAATTACATTTTTAAGTCACTAGTGTGTATAGCAAGTGCCAAAATAGTTTCGTGTTTGTACTTACATTGATGGTTGGATGAAATTGCAGGAGGCTTTCTGACGTTCTAGAT harbors:
- the LOC101252936 gene encoding uncharacterized protein; its protein translation is MAYFYGILQRHIVAASTVAIASVSTDLHEKLWSSKSLHNNPQENKNITSWVSHISISKLAHVSSYLTTIPVALPILNNTTFTSLSTLPFPTASVLLNSYQSATLSKSANPSTYTYTLPSSPSEVLYTWHLPDPNASRNSHSSPLKSKTLVVLLGWLGAKQKHLKRYAEWYASRGYHVITFTLPMSEIISYQVGGKAEQHIELLVNHLVDWLEEEHGKNLVFHTFSNTGWLTYGVILEKFQIQDHTLMRNIKGCIVDSAPVAAPDPQVWASGFSAAFLKKNSVATKRFMTLNDRDVSIEAKTSVETKPAVTEEALLLVLEKFFEVVLNLPTLNRRLSDVLDLLTSRQPSCPQLYIYSSSDRVIPAVSVESFVEEQRRTGRNVRACNFVSTPHVDHFRNDPELYTSQLTQFLEDSVLSSGKQPS